One Streptomyces sp. RPA4-2 genomic window carries:
- a CDS encoding ATP-binding protein → MEETSGSAADQPATAQLRRRLARADLRAVPEARRALRELLRHWGRPGKSEIAELLTSELVTNALIHTDHDVILTATVRPSGLRVEVRDFVGRRPRPRVPDADDGTHGRGLVLVQSLADAWGVRAHGVGKSVWFELDGGAV, encoded by the coding sequence ATGGAGGAGACGTCCGGGAGTGCGGCGGATCAACCCGCCACCGCGCAACTCAGGCGCAGGCTGGCGAGGGCGGACCTACGGGCGGTGCCCGAGGCACGCAGAGCGCTGAGGGAACTCTTACGGCACTGGGGGAGGCCGGGAAAGTCCGAGATAGCCGAGCTGCTGACCAGCGAGCTCGTCACCAACGCTCTCATCCACACCGATCACGACGTGATCCTGACGGCCACCGTCCGGCCCTCCGGACTCCGCGTGGAGGTACGGGACTTCGTGGGACGCAGGCCCAGGCCGCGGGTACCGGACGCCGACGACGGTACGCACGGCAGAGGACTCGTCCTCGTACAGTCCCTCGCGGACGCGTGGGGCGTTCGGGCCCACGGCGTCGGCAAGTCGGTCTGGTTCGAACTGGACGGCGGCGCGGTGTAG
- a CDS encoding DUF2637 domain-containing protein: MRLTDISLNWLLPGAVLLLGLLAAVAVLARGKRSGDGAGSSNDESWERSEERRRRKEAVYGTASYVLLFCCAAVAAALSFHGLVGFGQQNLGLTDGWEYLVPFGLDGAAMFCSVLAVREASHGDAALGSRILVWTFAGAAAWFNWVHAPRGVDHSGAPQFFAGMSLSAAVLFDRALKQTRRAALREQGLVPRPLPQIRIVRWLRAPRETYSAWSLMLLENVRTLDEAVDEVREDKRQKEQTRLRRRNEERVERAHLKALSRGHRGLPGRANARAQLETTVERAPAQASTEPALSGPELPVRSRPSLQPVRKSADPITVDLTAEDDTMALPRLDSLERKLKDLEQQFG; this comes from the coding sequence ATGAGACTGACCGACATATCGCTGAATTGGCTGCTTCCGGGCGCCGTTTTGCTCCTGGGACTGCTGGCGGCGGTGGCGGTGCTCGCGCGCGGCAAGCGGTCCGGGGACGGCGCGGGCAGCAGTAACGACGAATCGTGGGAGCGCAGCGAGGAGCGCCGCCGGCGCAAGGAGGCCGTCTACGGCACGGCTTCCTACGTGCTGCTGTTCTGCTGTGCCGCGGTTGCCGCCGCGCTGTCCTTCCACGGCCTGGTCGGCTTCGGCCAGCAGAACCTCGGGCTGACCGACGGCTGGGAGTACCTCGTCCCGTTCGGTCTGGACGGCGCGGCCATGTTCTGCTCCGTACTCGCCGTGCGCGAGGCCAGCCACGGTGACGCGGCCCTCGGCTCACGCATACTCGTGTGGACCTTCGCCGGTGCCGCGGCCTGGTTCAACTGGGTGCACGCGCCGCGGGGCGTGGACCACTCGGGCGCTCCCCAGTTCTTCGCGGGCATGTCCCTGTCGGCCGCCGTACTGTTCGACCGGGCGCTGAAGCAGACCCGCCGTGCCGCGCTGCGTGAGCAGGGCCTGGTCCCGCGCCCGCTGCCGCAGATCCGGATAGTCCGCTGGCTGCGCGCTCCGCGTGAGACCTACAGCGCCTGGTCGCTGATGCTCCTGGAGAACGTCCGTACGCTGGACGAGGCCGTGGACGAGGTGCGCGAGGACAAGCGTCAGAAGGAGCAGACGCGTCTGCGCCGCCGCAACGAGGAGCGGGTCGAGCGCGCGCACCTGAAGGCGCTCAGCCGCGGTCACCGGGGCCTGCCGGGGCGCGCGAACGCACGGGCGCAGCTCGAGACGACCGTGGAGCGTGCTCCCGCCCAGGCCTCTACGGAGCCTGCTCTATCGGGGCCGGAACTGCCCGTACGCTCGCGGCCCTCCCTTCAGCCGGTCCGCAAGAGCGCTGACCCGATAACCGTCGACCTCACCGCGGAGGACGACACCATGGCCCTGCCGCGGCTCGACTCCCTGGAGCGCAAGCTCAAGGATCTGGAGCAGCAGTTCGGCTGA
- a CDS encoding (2Fe-2S)-binding protein codes for MSAPALAAGATARPGTRPAPSAVTDAYTRLTEVLPALSVTELDPGEAAPEDIGWAGADRLAAGGAELDAFLAWDEAQIVRDHGRRARPDVVATFGLHRYAWPACLLITVPWFLDRRVPRFPVEHVTFQRTLGRMAVRTGEFACLPGDPAATLPGARVVPDEEALRAEVRAAVAEHLEPVLGGFGPRMRRRGRALWGMATDEIVEGLWYVAGLLGEEERALRELELLLPGTTRPYVGSAAFRELAGPDGGTLTTRDRASCCLFYTLRPEDACPTCPRVCDAERVAKSTAGLSS; via the coding sequence ATGTCCGCTCCCGCCCTGGCCGCGGGCGCCACGGCCCGCCCCGGCACCCGCCCGGCACCCTCGGCCGTCACGGATGCCTACACCCGGCTGACCGAGGTCCTCCCCGCCCTGAGCGTCACGGAGCTGGACCCGGGCGAGGCGGCCCCCGAGGACATCGGCTGGGCCGGCGCGGACCGGCTCGCGGCGGGCGGGGCGGAGCTCGACGCCTTCCTCGCCTGGGACGAGGCGCAGATCGTCCGGGACCACGGGCGGCGAGCACGCCCGGACGTCGTCGCCACGTTCGGACTGCACCGGTACGCCTGGCCGGCCTGCCTCCTGATCACCGTCCCGTGGTTCCTGGATCGCCGCGTACCCCGCTTCCCTGTGGAGCACGTCACATTCCAGCGCACCCTCGGCCGGATGGCCGTGCGGACCGGCGAGTTCGCCTGCCTGCCGGGCGACCCCGCGGCCACCCTCCCCGGCGCCCGCGTCGTACCGGACGAGGAGGCCCTGCGGGCCGAGGTGCGGGCCGCGGTGGCCGAGCACCTGGAGCCGGTCCTGGGCGGCTTCGGCCCCCGCATGCGACGCCGCGGCCGCGCCCTGTGGGGCATGGCCACCGACGAGATCGTCGAGGGCCTCTGGTACGTCGCCGGTCTCCTCGGCGAGGAGGAACGCGCGCTGCGCGAACTGGAGCTCCTGCTGCCGGGGACGACCCGGCCCTACGTCGGGTCCGCCGCGTTCCGTGAGCTGGCCGGCCCGGACGGCGGAACCCTGACCACCCGCGACCGCGCGAGCTGCTGCCTCTTCTACACACTGCGCCCCGAGGACGCCTGCCCCACCTGCCCGCGCGTCTGCGACGCCGAGCGCGTCGCCAAGTCGACGGCCGGCCTCTCCAGTTGA
- a CDS encoding GntR family transcriptional regulator, producing MEQAGSLGMHGSTGRGAPDMRTAAVRVPAQSRVPERRREGERDRERDVAAGASTVGAAARGEHTHSEVPLPCPPVENPPPRAEAARPVVQRASVRGQVLAALRTALVGGELVPGEVYSAPALGERFGVSATPVREAMQQLALEGAVEVVPNRGFRVVRRGTRELAELAEIRALIEVPVMLRLARTVAAARWAELRPLAEATVRAASTGCRATYAESDRAFHRAVLALAGNDQLVQIAEDLHRRAQWPLVGGPVSRGRADLVADAAEHTALLEALIVQDLPVVQSLVREHFAGA from the coding sequence GTGGAGCAGGCCGGTTCGCTGGGCATGCACGGCTCCACCGGGCGCGGTGCCCCGGACATGCGTACGGCGGCCGTCCGGGTGCCCGCCCAGTCACGGGTGCCGGAACGGCGCCGGGAGGGCGAGAGGGACCGGGAGCGGGACGTCGCCGCGGGCGCGTCCACGGTCGGTGCCGCGGCCCGCGGTGAGCACACGCACAGTGAGGTGCCCCTCCCGTGCCCTCCCGTGGAGAACCCGCCGCCCCGCGCGGAGGCCGCGCGCCCGGTGGTCCAGCGCGCCTCGGTCCGTGGGCAGGTCCTCGCCGCCCTGCGCACCGCGCTCGTCGGGGGAGAGCTCGTCCCCGGCGAGGTGTACTCGGCGCCCGCGCTCGGCGAGCGGTTCGGCGTGTCCGCCACTCCGGTACGGGAGGCGATGCAGCAGCTGGCCCTGGAGGGCGCCGTCGAGGTCGTGCCGAACAGGGGTTTCCGGGTCGTCAGGCGCGGGACGCGCGAGCTGGCCGAACTCGCCGAGATCCGCGCGCTCATCGAGGTCCCGGTGATGCTGCGTCTCGCGCGCACGGTGGCGGCCGCGCGCTGGGCCGAACTGCGTCCGCTCGCCGAGGCCACGGTGCGGGCCGCGTCCACCGGTTGCCGCGCCACCTACGCCGAGAGCGACCGCGCCTTCCACCGCGCCGTCCTCGCCCTCGCGGGCAACGACCAGCTCGTACAGATCGCCGAGGACCTGCACCGCCGCGCGCAGTGGCCGCTGGTCGGCGGTCCCGTCTCCCGCGGCCGCGCCGACCTGGTGGCCGACGCCGCCGAGCACACCGCCCTCCTGGAAGCCCTGATCGTCCAGGACCTGCCGGTCGTGCAGTCCCTCGTGCGGGAGCACTTCGCGGGCGCCTAG